Proteins found in one Methanospirillum hungatei JF-1 genomic segment:
- a CDS encoding carbon-nitrogen hydrolase family protein gives MILCAAQISPCWNDPESGLKKMRQYAAEAVEGDAELIAFPEQILTGWDPHDTSYTTEETGALVDQMREIAQEVSIGLIGSYREKGEENPLNTCIAIGPDGRTLAKYSKIHLFSPAGEDLHYSAGRTLGSCTVNSCTIGLAICYDLRFSQLFQAYRNKGVLLMIVPSAWPSSRMKHFNLFTTSRAAEFQTFVASVNTVGITPVDTYTGGTCIAGPDGTIRARGSDLEELIFYDIHEEEALTMRKKFPVHQDYEKVDYTELLAR, from the coding sequence ATGATCCTTTGTGCAGCACAGATATCACCCTGTTGGAATGATCCGGAATCCGGATTAAAAAAGATGAGACAATATGCTGCTGAGGCAGTAGAAGGAGATGCTGAGTTGATTGCATTTCCAGAGCAGATACTAACCGGTTGGGATCCCCATGATACATCATATACAACAGAAGAAACAGGAGCACTCGTAGATCAGATGCGTGAGATTGCACAAGAGGTGAGTATCGGATTAATTGGATCATATCGGGAAAAAGGTGAAGAAAACCCTTTAAACACCTGTATTGCTATCGGACCTGATGGGCGGACACTTGCGAAATATTCCAAGATTCATCTTTTTTCTCCAGCTGGAGAAGATCTTCATTACTCAGCCGGCAGGACACTGGGATCATGTACCGTGAACTCCTGCACAATTGGTCTTGCCATATGCTATGATCTCAGATTTTCACAACTCTTTCAAGCGTACCGGAATAAAGGGGTCCTCCTTATGATTGTCCCTTCAGCCTGGCCATCCTCCCGGATGAAACATTTTAATCTTTTCACAACAAGTAGAGCGGCGGAATTTCAGACCTTTGTGGCTTCTGTGAATACCGTCGGTATCACTCCTGTCGATACCTATACAGGAGGGACATGTATTGCCGGACCGGATGGAACTATCAGGGCACGGGGAAGTGATCTGGAAGAATTAATTTTTTATGATATTCACGAAGAAGAAGCACTCACTATGAGAAAAAAATTCCCGGTTCATCAGGATTATGAGAAGGTTGACTATACTGAATTACTTGCCAGATAA
- a CDS encoding minichromosome maintenance protein MCM, giving the protein MVPGKDVESVEITDRDADWHRFLKTRYKKELDELSREYPYKRSLYINYRDIESFGKTGTELADELLENPGKVIGDVKDAIRTHRLVKTRKKDEQPDINVRFINLPRKIAIREIRSDHIGKFISVEGILRKTTEVRPRITLAVFRCPAGHRTVKAQSYGPFVEPDGCQADGCTQKKLELIPRFSRFVDSQKLRIQESPEGLRGGEQPQTIDLDVIDDICGTSAPGDRIVVNGILRSIQRNSYGTKSTIFDIYVECNSIEVAEKEFEEVNISEEDEKEILALSKDPNIYRKIAHSIAPTIYGVDDVKDAIALQLFGGIAKEMPDGSRLRGDIHVLLIGDPGIAKSQMLRYVVRLSPRAIYTSGQSTTSAGLTATAVKDEFGDGRWTLEAGALVLADMGVACVDEMDKMDKHDRSALHEAMEQQSISVAKAGITATLKSRCALLGAANPKYGRFDDFVPIGDQINMPPSLLSRFDLLFVLTDKPEHERDLAIAEHIIKAHSVGELIAQHNREPIPGVDEEYITEQLKPVTPEIDPAMFRKYVAYAKRSCFPRLSDEARETLIAYYMKLRDLADANKPVPVTARQLEAIVRLAEASARIRLSSVIEKSDADRVITIIDTCLRQVAYDPSSGSFDIDMLATGVSKSKRDLIRNIKQAIRDIADENGRAHKPDVIEIVRQQGFDRDEVERQLTAMLRSGEAMEPKHDVVKLI; this is encoded by the coding sequence ATGGTACCAGGAAAAGATGTAGAATCGGTTGAGATTACAGACCGTGATGCAGACTGGCACCGGTTTCTCAAGACACGATATAAAAAAGAACTCGATGAATTATCCCGTGAATATCCTTACAAACGCTCGCTCTATATAAATTATCGCGATATTGAGAGTTTTGGTAAGACCGGGACTGAACTTGCTGATGAACTTTTGGAAAACCCTGGGAAAGTAATAGGAGATGTCAAAGATGCTATCCGAACCCATCGGCTTGTAAAAACCAGAAAGAAAGATGAGCAGCCAGATATTAATGTCAGATTTATCAATCTCCCCAGGAAGATTGCAATCAGGGAAATCCGTTCTGATCATATCGGCAAGTTCATTAGTGTTGAGGGAATTCTCCGGAAAACGACCGAAGTAAGACCTCGAATCACTCTGGCTGTATTCCGATGTCCTGCCGGTCATCGTACCGTCAAAGCTCAGTCATATGGTCCCTTTGTAGAGCCGGACGGGTGTCAGGCAGATGGATGTACTCAGAAGAAGCTTGAGCTCATTCCCCGGTTTTCACGATTTGTAGACTCTCAAAAACTTCGAATTCAGGAGTCCCCTGAGGGACTTCGTGGCGGTGAACAACCGCAGACCATAGATCTTGATGTGATTGATGATATCTGTGGTACTTCTGCACCTGGTGACCGGATAGTTGTCAATGGAATCCTCCGCTCGATTCAACGAAATTCGTACGGAACAAAGTCCACGATATTTGATATCTATGTGGAATGTAACTCTATTGAAGTAGCTGAAAAAGAGTTTGAAGAGGTGAACATCAGTGAGGAGGATGAAAAAGAGATCCTCGCCCTTTCCAAAGATCCAAATATCTATCGGAAGATTGCACACTCCATTGCTCCTACAATCTATGGAGTGGATGATGTCAAGGATGCAATTGCTCTTCAGCTCTTTGGAGGAATTGCAAAGGAGATGCCGGATGGGAGCAGGCTTCGCGGTGATATTCACGTCCTCTTAATTGGTGATCCTGGAATTGCAAAGTCCCAGATGCTCAGGTATGTTGTCCGTCTCTCTCCCCGGGCAATATACACCTCCGGACAGTCAACAACATCAGCCGGTCTTACTGCCACTGCAGTTAAAGATGAGTTTGGAGACGGTCGATGGACCCTTGAAGCAGGTGCTCTGGTCCTGGCAGATATGGGTGTGGCCTGCGTTGATGAGATGGACAAGATGGATAAGCATGACCGGAGCGCTCTTCATGAAGCTATGGAACAGCAGTCTATTTCTGTTGCAAAGGCTGGTATTACGGCAACGTTAAAATCCCGATGCGCTCTTCTCGGTGCAGCAAACCCCAAGTATGGAAGGTTTGATGATTTTGTTCCGATAGGGGATCAGATCAATATGCCCCCTTCTCTGCTGTCTCGATTTGATCTCCTCTTTGTCCTAACAGACAAACCTGAACATGAGCGTGATCTGGCAATAGCGGAGCATATCATCAAGGCTCATAGTGTTGGAGAACTTATCGCACAACACAACCGTGAACCAATCCCCGGTGTGGATGAAGAGTATATCACCGAACAGCTAAAACCGGTCACTCCGGAGATCGATCCGGCAATGTTCAGAAAGTATGTGGCTTATGCGAAACGAAGCTGCTTCCCCCGGCTCTCAGACGAAGCACGCGAAACATTGATTGCATACTACATGAAACTCCGTGACCTTGCGGATGCGAACAAACCGGTCCCGGTTACTGCCCGGCAGCTTGAGGCAATTGTCCGGCTGGCAGAGGCATCAGCCAGAATCAGACTCTCTTCTGTCATAGAAAAGAGTGATGCAGATCGGGTCATTACCATTATCGATACTTGTCTGAGGCAGGTAGCATATGATCCATCAAGCGGTTCGTTTGATATTGATATGCTCGCAACCGGTGTTTCTAAGAGTAAACGTGATCTTATCAGAAATATTAAGCAGGCAATACGGGATATTGCAGATGAGAATGGCAGAGCTCATAAACCTGATGTGATAGAAATCGTCCGTCAGCAGGGATTTGACCGTGATGAGGTGGAACGCCAGCTTACTGCGATGCTTCGTTCCGGTGAAGCAATGGAGCCAAAACACGATGTGGTTAAACTTATATAA
- a CDS encoding hybrid sensor histidine kinase/response regulator, with product MADIQNETVSILIAEDSKTQAEILRHLLDKAGYKVRVAYNGRQALEEIQKELPTLVLTDVMMPEMNGYELCKTLKADPETRNIPVILVTQLFDPRDVLSGLECGADNFIIKPYEAAYLLDRIKVILANRTIHQDESVEPGVSVFFSGSTHVITSNRQKILNILLSTYEIAISKNNELNEAKDRLASVNDQLSDANNELLRINEDLKNEISERKRVELSLSQANKKLGLLSSITRHDMKNTMMALLSYNELAKMDSPDPQFQEYLEREGQLLSRLSAQIEFTRLYEELGVKGAVWIRLEDLIHKMSSTFTQIAVIVDPDVNQYEIFVDPLIEKVFYNLFDNALRHGEHVTTIHMSACEKEGILELKIADDGAGVADGDKEQIFGRGYGKNTGLGLFLVREILSITDISIIENGKQGEGACFVLSVPHVHFRKLS from the coding sequence ATGGCTGATATTCAAAATGAAACGGTTTCAATTCTCATTGCTGAGGATAGTAAGACTCAGGCTGAAATATTACGTCATCTGCTTGATAAAGCAGGATATAAAGTCAGAGTGGCATATAACGGCCGACAAGCGCTGGAGGAGATACAAAAGGAACTCCCGACTCTGGTCCTGACTGATGTCATGATGCCTGAAATGAATGGGTATGAATTATGTAAGACATTAAAGGCTGATCCAGAGACCAGGAACATCCCGGTAATTTTGGTAACCCAGCTCTTTGATCCCAGGGATGTGCTTTCCGGACTTGAATGTGGAGCAGATAATTTTATTATTAAGCCATATGAAGCCGCATATCTTCTTGACCGTATTAAGGTCATTCTGGCAAATAGGACCATCCATCAAGATGAATCTGTTGAACCTGGAGTATCGGTATTTTTTTCAGGAAGTACTCATGTTATTACTTCGAACCGTCAGAAGATTCTGAATATCCTTCTTTCTACATATGAGATTGCAATTTCTAAAAATAATGAGTTGAATGAGGCGAAAGACAGACTTGCTTCTGTAAATGATCAGCTGAGCGATGCGAATAATGAACTTCTCAGGATCAATGAAGATTTGAAAAATGAGATATCAGAGCGTAAACGTGTTGAGTTATCGCTCTCACAGGCAAATAAAAAACTCGGGCTTCTCTCATCCATCACCCGTCACGATATGAAAAATACCATGATGGCTCTTCTTTCATATAATGAACTTGCGAAAATGGACAGTCCGGATCCTCAATTTCAGGAATATCTGGAACGTGAAGGTCAGCTGCTCTCCAGATTATCTGCCCAGATCGAGTTTACCAGACTGTATGAAGAACTGGGGGTAAAAGGTGCGGTCTGGATTCGGCTTGAAGATTTGATTCATAAAATGAGTTCAACATTTACCCAGATCGCAGTAATCGTTGATCCGGATGTGAATCAGTACGAAATTTTTGTTGACCCCCTCATTGAAAAGGTTTTCTATAATCTATTTGATAATGCACTTCGGCATGGTGAACACGTTACCACTATTCATATGAGTGCATGTGAGAAAGAGGGTATTTTGGAACTAAAAATTGCTGATGATGGAGCGGGCGTTGCTGATGGGGATAAAGAACAGATTTTCGGGCGCGGTTATGGAAAAAATACCGGGCTTGGACTATTCCTCGTTCGGGAAATCCTGTCAATTACCGATATTTCAATCATTGAAAATGGAAAACAGGGAGAAGGGGCCTGTTTTGTTCTGAGCGTTCCTCATGTTCATTTTCGAAAACTCTCTTAA
- a CDS encoding hybrid sensor histidine kinase/response regulator — protein sequence MTASHKFRILVVEDSKTQADIIRHYLTQEGYEAEWVESPASAFLVLDHTPFDLILTDIVMPGMDGYTFCHLLRKDARFSHIPIIFVTQLSDPTDIIRGLCCGANNFIIKPVRREQLIREISLVADRPNHPASNRSDSDRIPFVYEGHEYLISSSREDLLCILMSIYQTAALKNSELEQTTRELNDFTSHLEELVEERTQALSVTNEIVEHLLMQRTDLITRIGHDLKTPLTPLYAFLPYLYQKESDEEKKEILSLLVKDVTVLKHLVDRILKLSHITLDSFSDMKTSADIHLISLEVLGNHSYLLEQKGITVKNFIRPRTCIRMSHFHAMTVMENLVSNAIMYNKDMGSITLTCEHEAKKQVLSIQDTGIGLTHDQIGRVFDDFYKADESRHDHSVHGLGLAIVKRIIALYGGTVSVKSPGPGDGSTFQVFLPDTDSISESPPVQKGGLHG from the coding sequence GTGACAGCATCACACAAGTTCCGGATACTTGTCGTGGAAGACAGTAAGACTCAGGCTGACATAATCAGACACTATCTTACCCAGGAAGGGTATGAGGCGGAATGGGTTGAATCCCCTGCATCTGCATTTCTGGTTCTTGATCATACGCCCTTTGATCTGATACTTACCGATATTGTCATGCCGGGGATGGATGGATATACCTTCTGTCATCTGCTCAGAAAAGATGCCCGATTCTCTCATATCCCTATTATTTTTGTCACTCAGTTATCCGATCCGACTGATATTATCAGAGGTCTTTGTTGTGGTGCTAATAATTTCATTATAAAACCGGTCAGAAGGGAGCAGTTGATCAGGGAAATATCTCTTGTTGCAGATAGACCGAATCATCCCGCTTCAAACAGGTCCGATTCTGATAGGATACCATTTGTTTATGAAGGGCATGAGTATCTCATAAGTTCATCACGGGAGGATCTGCTCTGCATCCTCATGTCAATTTATCAGACTGCAGCATTAAAAAATTCAGAACTGGAACAAACGACCAGGGAACTGAATGATTTCACCTCACATCTCGAAGAGCTGGTAGAAGAAAGAACACAGGCATTATCAGTGACCAACGAGATTGTTGAACATCTTCTAATGCAGAGAACAGACCTCATAACCCGGATTGGTCATGATTTAAAAACCCCCCTGACTCCGTTGTACGCATTTTTACCGTATTTATATCAGAAAGAATCAGATGAAGAAAAAAAAGAGATTCTTTCTCTCCTGGTGAAAGATGTTACCGTTTTGAAGCATCTGGTTGACCGGATTCTCAAACTGTCACACATCACCCTTGATTCATTCTCTGACATGAAAACCAGTGCAGATATTCATTTGATCTCACTTGAAGTATTAGGAAATCACTCATATCTGCTGGAACAAAAAGGGATAACGGTAAAAAATTTTATCCGTCCCAGGACTTGTATCCGGATGTCTCATTTTCATGCAATGACAGTTATGGAAAACCTGGTCTCGAATGCAATCATGTATAATAAAGATATGGGAAGTATTACCCTTACCTGCGAACATGAGGCAAAAAAGCAGGTACTCAGTATTCAGGATACCGGAATAGGACTTACACATGATCAGATTGGCAGGGTTTTTGATGATTTTTATAAAGCCGATGAATCACGACATGACCATTCAGTTCATGGTCTTGGTCTTGCAATAGTGAAGCGTATCATTGCATTATACGGAGGAACAGTATCAGTAAAGAGCCCTGGACCTGGGGATGGCTCAACATTTCAGGTCTTCCTGCCTGATACTGATTCCATATCAGAATCTCCGCCTGTCCAAAAAGGAGGTCTTCATGGCTGA
- the cheB gene encoding chemotaxis-specific protein-glutamate methyltransferase CheB: protein MIRVLLVDDSPVTLMVLQSILEKEPDISVIGQAKNGKEAIILASRLAPDIITMDINMPDLDGFATTRQIMERTPVPIIIVSGIDNLEEIRASFRAVEAGALAVFRKPPAYGDPDYEEAVSEFVNAIRTYSEVKVIRRRSNHLKVPKPEASTIQIPFQIHQDIRVIVIGASTGGPQVIQEIISNLPLGFPLPLVLVQHMSPGFIEGLALWLTESTGFPVSIAREGEVLQPGKLYVAPDGIHTGVTSDLRFSFSISPPEHNLRPSVSYLFRSAAKNLGSHVLGILLSGMGSDGAEELLQIRQNGGCTIIQDRDSSFVYGMPGAAEMLNAGMFSLPPVEIARFLRSLSERRQL, encoded by the coding sequence ATGATTCGGGTACTGCTGGTGGATGATTCACCGGTAACTCTTATGGTACTTCAGAGTATATTGGAGAAGGAACCGGATATTTCTGTTATAGGTCAAGCAAAGAATGGAAAGGAGGCGATCATTCTTGCTTCCCGTCTTGCTCCTGATATTATCACTATGGATATCAATATGCCGGACCTTGATGGGTTCGCAACTACCAGACAGATAATGGAGCGGACACCCGTCCCTATCATCATCGTCAGCGGTATTGACAATCTTGAAGAGATTCGGGCTTCATTCAGAGCAGTTGAAGCAGGAGCCCTGGCTGTCTTCCGAAAACCTCCTGCATATGGAGATCCTGACTATGAAGAGGCAGTTTCTGAATTTGTGAATGCTATTCGTACGTATTCTGAAGTGAAAGTTATTCGAAGGCGATCTAATCATCTGAAAGTTCCAAAGCCAGAAGCCAGTACTATTCAGATTCCATTTCAGATTCACCAGGATATTCGGGTCATTGTGATTGGTGCTTCGACTGGCGGGCCACAGGTCATCCAGGAGATTATAAGTAATCTCCCTCTTGGATTCCCTCTGCCATTAGTTCTGGTCCAGCATATGTCCCCCGGCTTTATAGAAGGCCTGGCATTGTGGTTGACTGAATCAACCGGTTTTCCTGTCAGTATTGCAAGGGAAGGAGAGGTGTTACAACCAGGAAAACTATATGTCGCACCTGACGGGATACATACCGGAGTAACATCAGATCTTAGGTTTTCATTCTCAATAAGCCCACCTGAGCATAATTTGCGACCATCAGTTTCTTATTTATTCAGGTCTGCTGCAAAAAATCTTGGATCACATGTATTAGGCATTCTTCTTTCTGGAATGGGGTCAGACGGAGCAGAAGAACTTCTCCAGATCAGGCAAAATGGCGGGTGTACTATCATCCAGGACCGGGATAGTTCATTTGTATACGGGATGCCTGGTGCGGCAGAGATGCTGAACGCTGGCATGTTCTCTCTTCCTCCTGTCGAAATTGCCAGGTTTTTACGATCACTATCTGAACGGAGGCAATTGTGA
- a CDS encoding hybrid sensor histidine kinase/response regulator has product MDLQDEEFLAKLLATFGEEAADHLQAIIAGILVIEQDPSRSQQSEIEPVYRATHSLKGAARAVGLKDIETICQHLESVFSSVRKGEMILRQVEFDLIHDVITTLELLLAGDKKVKITPIIQKLKTAVHSSQTPPIREVSQDPPQKPIIRKPATPPDTSQSEPVTPELLSVSSTGKGIAGPKIRISEERLTSLYESADDLLSYRMSAGSHLSELKSISRSVQTWRWSLSRVEGDIANLKRQFQGTNDFLDRLLHFIDTTRDIIGSCETKLDSTIRAMTQDHSEMDSAITQLIESIREVVLVPFSSLTDAYPRMVRDIAREQGKKVSLRITGSDIEIDRRILDGIRDPMIHLIRNAVDHGIEPEEVRLRDGKPAEGNLSIEIVHNRANQISITISDDGKGIDPQTAVAVAISKGLLDEDEAQALTDREKVRLIFQSGFTTSSHVSTVSGRGLGLAIAQEKINQVGGIVDVESIPGKLTRFLLTVPITLATFRGILVYAENRPFFLPLNEVERVMIPDASDITTIEGRTVLYLENQAIPVALLSSVLGLSSGSPQSEDARSLVLLRTPNRRFGLIVNQIGGAQEIVVRDLGPQLKDIRFVSGVAILSNALIVPVLQVEDIAEEMQGKTRIGVSEQELPSSLSGRRKIMVVEDSITSRMLLKNILEGAGYDVETAVDGLDAFTRLKTLPVDIVVSDVDMPRMNGFALTEKIRSEKKLSDLPVILVTSLDSREDREHGITVGANAYIIKSSFDQGNLLEVITRLIGAGR; this is encoded by the coding sequence ATGGATCTACAGGATGAGGAGTTTCTTGCGAAATTGCTTGCTACATTTGGTGAGGAAGCAGCAGATCATCTTCAGGCGATTATTGCCGGAATACTGGTGATCGAGCAAGACCCTTCCAGGTCTCAACAATCAGAGATAGAACCTGTCTATCGTGCAACTCATAGTCTGAAAGGAGCAGCCCGTGCTGTCGGTCTGAAGGATATTGAGACGATATGCCAGCATCTTGAATCGGTCTTCTCTTCTGTCCGGAAAGGTGAGATGATTCTTAGACAGGTTGAGTTTGATCTGATTCATGACGTGATCACAACCCTTGAATTACTTCTTGCCGGAGATAAAAAGGTAAAAATCACCCCAATTATTCAAAAGTTGAAAACAGCTGTACATTCCTCGCAAACTCCTCCTATTCGTGAAGTTTCACAAGATCCCCCTCAAAAACCAATTATCCGGAAACCTGCAACTCCACCAGATACGAGTCAAAGTGAACCGGTTACTCCTGAACTACTCTCAGTATCTTCAACGGGAAAAGGGATTGCTGGACCGAAGATTCGGATCTCTGAAGAACGTCTTACTTCTTTGTATGAAAGCGCTGATGACCTGCTTTCTTATCGTATGTCTGCGGGATCACACCTCTCTGAATTAAAATCAATCTCGCGGAGTGTGCAGACATGGAGGTGGAGCCTGAGCCGGGTTGAAGGGGATATTGCAAATCTGAAACGACAGTTCCAGGGAACAAATGATTTTTTAGACCGGCTGCTTCACTTTATTGATACCACCCGTGACATCATCGGAAGTTGTGAGACAAAGCTTGATTCAACCATAAGGGCGATGACCCAGGATCACAGTGAGATGGATTCTGCCATCACCCAGCTTATCGAAAGTATCAGGGAAGTTGTACTGGTTCCGTTTTCATCGCTGACTGATGCATATCCGAGAATGGTCCGTGATATCGCCCGTGAACAGGGGAAGAAAGTCTCTCTTAGGATAACCGGATCAGATATTGAAATAGACAGACGAATTTTGGACGGTATCAGAGATCCCATGATACATCTCATCAGAAACGCCGTAGACCATGGGATTGAACCTGAAGAAGTCAGATTACGGGATGGAAAACCCGCAGAAGGAAATTTGTCAATTGAAATTGTTCATAACCGGGCCAATCAGATCTCCATTACCATTTCTGATGACGGAAAAGGGATTGATCCACAGACCGCAGTAGCAGTTGCAATCAGTAAAGGATTGCTGGATGAGGATGAAGCACAAGCCCTGACCGATAGAGAGAAAGTGCGGTTGATATTCCAGTCAGGATTTACCACATCATCACATGTTTCCACAGTATCTGGCAGAGGTCTAGGTCTTGCTATTGCACAGGAGAAGATTAACCAGGTGGGGGGTATTGTAGATGTAGAAAGTATTCCTGGTAAATTAACCCGGTTTCTCCTGACCGTTCCAATTACTCTTGCGACATTCAGAGGAATTTTAGTATATGCTGAAAACCGCCCGTTCTTTTTACCACTTAATGAGGTGGAACGGGTGATGATTCCCGATGCATCAGATATCACCACAATAGAGGGAAGAACGGTTTTATATCTGGAGAATCAGGCAATTCCAGTTGCCTTGCTGAGCTCAGTACTTGGATTATCATCCGGCTCACCCCAGTCTGAAGATGCCCGTTCTTTGGTACTTCTCAGGACTCCAAACAGGCGTTTTGGTCTTATAGTAAACCAGATTGGCGGAGCTCAGGAGATAGTTGTCAGGGATCTTGGTCCGCAATTAAAGGATATCAGGTTTGTAAGTGGTGTTGCCATTCTGAGTAATGCCCTGATAGTGCCGGTTTTGCAGGTAGAAGATATTGCAGAAGAGATGCAGGGGAAGACCCGAATCGGAGTGTCTGAACAAGAATTGCCATCTTCATTATCAGGCCGGCGAAAGATCATGGTAGTGGAGGATTCAATCACTTCGCGGATGCTTCTGAAAAATATTCTTGAAGGGGCCGGGTATGATGTTGAAACTGCAGTTGATGGACTTGATGCGTTCACCAGACTCAAGACCCTCCCGGTTGATATTGTGGTATCAGATGTAGACATGCCACGAATGAATGGGTTTGCTCTTACCGAAAAGATACGTTCTGAAAAGAAATTATCTGATCTTCCTGTAATACTGGTTACCTCTCTTGACTCCAGGGAAGATCGGGAACATGGTATTACCGTCGGTGCAAATGCGTATATCATAAAATCCAGTTTTGACCAGGGGAATCTTCTCGAAGTGATTACTAGACTTATAGGGGCAGGCAGATGA